Proteins encoded by one window of Leishmania infantum JPCM5 genome chromosome 32:
- a CDS encoding putative exportin 1 — MDAILDFSKPLDVQRFEQVVTAMSSGSPAEIMEAQEVLTRFKANPEAFFRVDKLLTESRNTNTRFFALQVLDDTILHRWNTLSADNQQAIRNFVVSLIVRECTSFAHIRQNRTLLTKMNMTLVSIAKREWPVRWPNFVQEISTSASPSEPMVENNLNLLRLVGEEVFEFGEKTLTSRWVERKKQALAQDFRFIMELCVMVIVNAEDTVLLRTALSTLEVYVPWMTPELIFNEQVLQSISRLVVSDGNVRSEAVRCLAEMCSAATSSGAAGDQQVRCILETFKTALGNIMSAFPTTHSSVMERVVTLYEQGSLVDKEYVANLNLLLIAFLRHYYASISYDDMLLVTCHEMLVGMSNINEKELFKACVEYWWWLGDHLLRAPASVVKRNLMSKLPRVLSDVRFVLIRRMAKPEEVIIVEEEGEIRRQHVTDVEELQLYNLMRQTLVFLTHLDPKDTRNIMTDLMKRQLDRSEWSWHNCNTLCWAVGSISMALSEQDESDLFVKIITDLLTLFKTMSGKDNRAVIASDVMFIVGQYPRYLRNHATFLSTVTRKVFQFMREKFPGVQDMAVDTFVKLSKQLDAKYAEVNGSTSLASEVAKTWSSITEMLSLQQVQTCFNAAGYMIAAGSTEQQRALLLETFLTDTNARFKACTASAAAAGSAFCQSEEAMVELLHYLRVFSNVADSCGDVFVYEMMMITQDLYGFYRMFSEAQVRAIADGGETALHRPEMRYVRLAKREILRIFERFVSHATQLKFIAESCLPDMFSVVLLDYENAIAAAKEPGALALATACVRTLGRCIENNCEAILDHTFNTTVAIIAQDMESHPDFRVNLFKLLQALNAHCFEAFICYTSTHEDVVLGMLWAIKHTDYPTMSTGLETLDLFLENVSKSEYAEVFFKAYMQRILVDVMVASMDSLHASGFQHHVRILQKLFNVSSMVPPDTPTIGKNVIRAYLLDSLTVIPTLTTTSILSFVDMCYESFTDDERFRTQFADFLIEVKVWGAEQENKMQEEDERRLREETIPGFSNLSMEDPPANPFTSL, encoded by the coding sequence ATGGACGCCATTTTAGATTTCAGTAAGCCGCTCGATGTACAGCGGTTTGAGCAGGTCGTGACGGCCATGTCCTCCGGTAGTCCAGCGGAGATTatggaggcgcaggaggtgctgaCGCGTTTCAAGGCGAACCCAGAGGCGTTCTTCCGCGTCGACAAGCTGCTCACCGAGTCGCGcaacacaaacacgcgcTTCTTTGCGCTGCAGGTATTGGATGATACGATTCTGCATCGATGGAACACCCTCTCCGCAGACAACCAGCAGGCGATTCGCAACTTCGTTGTGAGCCTGATCGTCCGCGAGTGCACGAGCTTCGCCCACATCCGCCAGAACCGCACCCTGCTGACAAAGATGAACATGACACTCGTGTCGATCGCGAAGCGCGAGTGGCCGGTGCGGTGGCCGAACTTTGTGCAGGAAATCTCGACAAGCGCGTCGCCATCGGAGCCGATGGTGGAGAACAACCTCAACCTACTTCGCCTTGTAGGAGAGGAGGTGTTCGAGTTCGGCGAAAAGACGCTGACGTCGCGGTGGGTGGAGCGTAAGAAGCAGGCTCTGGCACAGGACTTCCGCTTCATCATGGAGCTGTGCGTCATGGTAATCGTCAACGCAGAGGACACGGTGCTGCTCCGCACGGCCCTCTCCACGCTGGAGGTGTACGTGCCGTGGATGACACCGGAGCTCATCTTCAATGAGCAAGTGCTGCAAAGCATCTCGCGTCTGGTCgtcagcgacggcaacgTCCGTAGcgaggcggtgcggtgcTTGGCAGAGATGTGCTCTGCTGCCACGAgtagcggtgccgccggcgatCAGCAGGTGCGCTGCATTCTCGAAACATTCAAGACAGCGCTCGGGAACATCATGAGCGCGTTCCCGACGACCCACTCCTCCGTTATGGAGCGCGTCGTCACCTTGTACGAGCAGGGGTCGCTGGTTGACAAGGAGTACGTGGCGAATTTGAACCTGCTCCTGATTGCTTTCCTTAGACACTACTACGCAAGCATATCTTACGACGACATGTTGCTCGTCACCTGTCATGAGATGCTCGTCGGCATGAGCAACATCAACGAAAAGGAGCTCTTTAAGGCGTGCGTGGAATACTGGTGGTGGCTGGGCGATCACCTGCTGCGGGCGCCCGCCAGCGTTGTGAAGCGGAACCTCATGTCGAAGCTGCCGCGGGTTCTCTCCGACGTTCGCTTTGTGCTTATCCGCCGCATGGCGAAGCCGGAGGAGGTGATCATTgtagaagaggagggcgagatTCGCCGGCAGCACGTCACCGacgtcgaggagctgcagctctaCAATCTGATGCGGCAGACGCTGGTGTTCCTCACCCACCTGGACCCGAAGGACACGCGCAATATTATGACCGATCTGATGAAGCGGCAGCTGGACCGAAGCGAGTGGTCGTGGCACAACTGCAACACCCTTTGCTGGGCTGTCGGCTCCATCTCCATGGCCCTCTCCGAGCAGGACGAGAGCGACCTCTTTGTGAAGATCATCACCGACCTCCTCACGCTCTTCAAGACCATGAGCGGGAAAGACAACCGGGCCGTGATCGCGAGCGATGTCATGTTCATTGTTGGCCAGTACCCCCGCTACCTGCGCAATCACGCCACCTTCCTCTCCACTGTGACACGGAAGGTGTTCCAGTTCATGCGGGAAAAATTTCCCGGTGTGCAAGACATGGCCGTCGACACCTTCGTGAAGCTTAGCAAGCAGCTCGACGCCAAGTACGCGGAGGTGAACGGTAGCACCAGCCTCGCATCCGAGGTGGCGAAGACGTGGAGCTCTATCACAGAGATGCTCTCCttgcagcaggtgcagacATGCTTCAACGCCGCTGGCTACATGATCGCTGCCGGCTcgacggagcagcagcgcgcgctgctgctcgagacATTCCTGACGGACACAAACGCCCGGTTCAAGGCGTGCACGGCgtccgcggccgccgctgggaGCGCCTTCTGCCAAAGCGAGGAAGCGATGGTAGAGCTGCTGCACTACCTGCGCGTGTTCAGCAATGTGGCGGACTCGTGCGGTGACGTGTTTGTGTACGAGATGATGATGATCACTCAAGACCTCTACGGTTTTTACCGCATGTTTTCCGAGGCGCAGGTGAGGGCcatcgccgacggcggcgagacggcgctgcatcgcccTGAAATGAGGTACGTGCGCCTTGCCAAGCGTGAGATTCTGCGCATTTTTGAGCGCTTCGTGAGCCACGCGACACAGCTGAAGTTCATCGCAGAATCCTGCCTGCCGGACATGTTTTCAGTCGTGCTGCTCGACTACGAGAACGCGATTGCGGCGGCAAAGGAGCCCGGGGCGCTGGCTTTGGCGaccgcgtgcgtgcgcactcTAGGTCGGTGTATCGAGAACAATTGCGAGGCGATCCTCGACCACACGTTCAacaccaccgtcgccatcATTGCCCAGGACATGGAGAGCCACCCTGATTTTCGTGTTAACCTTTTTAAGCTCCTGCAGGCGCTGAACGCGCACTGCTTTGAGGCGTTTATCTGCTACACATCCACTCACGAGGATGTTGTGCTGGGCATGCTGTGGGCCATCAAGCACACGGACTACCCGACCATGTCCACCGGACTGGAAACGCTGGACTTGTTTCTCGAGAACGTGTCGAAGTCCGAGTACGCGGAGGTGTTCTTCAAGGCTTACATGCAGCGCATCTTGGTGGACGTGATGGTCGCGTCGATGGACTCCCTGCACGCCTCTGGCTTCCAGCACCACGTCCGGATTCTTCAGAAGCTTTTCAACGTTTCCTCCATGGTGCCGCCGGACACGCCAACGATTGGCAAAAACGTCATTCGCGCCTACCTGCTGGACAGCCTCACCGTTATTCCGACGCTGACGACGACTTCCATTCTGAGTTTTGTGGATATGTGCTACGAGTCCTTCACGGATGACGAGCGCTTTCGCACCCAGTTTGCCGACTTTCTGATCGAGGTGAAGGTCTGGGGTGCGGAACAGGAGAACAagatgcaggaggaggacgagcgTCGACTGCGCGAGGAGACTATTCCGGGCTTCTCAAACCTGTCCATGGAAGATCCGCCGG